A genomic stretch from Aerosakkonema funiforme FACHB-1375 includes:
- a CDS encoding vitamin K epoxide reductase family protein — MTRRRSTPWIHRWSRILIAAIAVLGILDTTYLTLVEWGVVKEALCPTSGAINCEAVLRSEYAKVFGIPLSVFGFLAYAGMGALAIAPLPLNPQEQKGLRSQVEKWTWLGLFAGGTAMLFFSGYLFYLMAFEIKAFCLYCLASTIFSIALFVIILLGHTWEDLGQLFFIGIVVGMIALIGTLGVYASAKAPAGSGDVTADGGGQVGFPIKNTSGPAEIALARYLKEAGAKEYGAYWCPHCHEQKELFGKEAAAELDYVECDPKGKNPRPQLCQSAGIKGYPTWEINGQFYEGVQDLNKLADLTGYKGPRNFKNLLPGR; from the coding sequence ATGACTCGCCGACGTTCAACCCCTTGGATTCATCGCTGGTCTCGTATCCTGATTGCAGCGATCGCCGTTTTAGGTATCTTAGACACAACCTATTTAACTTTGGTTGAGTGGGGAGTAGTTAAAGAAGCTTTGTGCCCCACATCTGGTGCGATTAACTGCGAAGCTGTCCTGCGGAGCGAGTATGCCAAAGTTTTTGGCATTCCCCTATCTGTGTTTGGGTTCCTAGCCTACGCTGGGATGGGCGCTCTGGCAATAGCCCCCCTGCCGCTCAATCCGCAAGAACAGAAAGGTCTGCGCTCTCAGGTAGAAAAATGGACATGGCTGGGGCTATTTGCGGGTGGAACCGCTATGCTGTTTTTTAGCGGCTATCTCTTTTATTTAATGGCTTTTGAGATCAAGGCTTTTTGTCTGTACTGTCTGGCCTCAACGATATTCTCAATTGCTCTATTTGTAATTATCCTCTTAGGCCACACTTGGGAAGACTTAGGCCAACTGTTTTTTATCGGCATTGTGGTGGGGATGATAGCACTAATTGGTACGCTAGGCGTTTATGCCAGCGCCAAGGCACCTGCTGGAAGTGGGGACGTTACCGCCGATGGTGGCGGACAAGTTGGTTTTCCAATTAAAAACACTTCTGGCCCAGCAGAAATCGCTTTAGCGCGTTATCTCAAAGAAGCAGGCGCAAAAGAGTACGGAGCTTACTGGTGTCCTCACTGCCACGAGCAAAAAGAATTGTTTGGTAAGGAAGCTGCTGCTGAATTAGATTATGTTGAGTGCGACCCCAAAGGCAAAAACCCTCGGCCACAGCTGTGCCAATCTGCCGGTATTAAAGGTTATCCAACTTGGGAAATTAACGGTCAATTCTATGAAGGCGTACAAGATTTGAATAAACTTGCCGACCTAACCGGCTATAAAGGGCCTCGTAACTTCAAAAACTTGCTTCCGGGGCGCTAA